Proteins found in one Crassostrea angulata isolate pt1a10 chromosome 3, ASM2561291v2, whole genome shotgun sequence genomic segment:
- the LOC128179040 gene encoding nociceptin receptor-like, with protein sequence MTIFQKDAEKYKHGFILKMTNNSNDSFSFRDVLEYKVQTALWTFLSPFLILIGTVGSLLSVVVLNQHRLCRFRSPTFTYLKYLALGDILLLNGCLFPDWIHYAFNVNIRSYSVGCKIHTFLVYLSTDFSNWILVAVTVDRCIAVCRPLKARTYDHFRICKVTVVSIFIVMTALNLHLFWNMESTDEEEPCNEANHFTLHVWPWIDFSVFCVLPFLIMFVCNVLLLKAIAKSRRKAISFGDSRISFAASSREANTFERRSSHLTRMLLTVSSVFLGLTFPIIIVELPRSIFVNDTSEAKIFAKYKLAWTVGNMLQYVNSAGHFFMYFLTCPSFRDELRCIFCSCKRHSMKPRGRISTVSLSPLS encoded by the coding sequence ATGACAATATTTCAGAAAGATGCTGAGAAATACAAGCATGGTTTTATACTGAAAATGACTAATAATTCAAATGACAGCTTTTCATTTCGTGATGTTTTGGAATATAAAGTTCAGACTGCTTTGTGGACATTTCTTTCTCCGTTTCTGATACTAATCGGAACTGTTGGTAGTCTTTTGTCTGTGGTTGTTCTGAATCAGCACAGACTTTGTAGGTTTAGATCACCCACTTTCACTTATCTTAAATATCTTGCTCTTGGAGACATTTTGCTCTTAAACGGCTGTCTTTTTCCAGACTGGATTCACTATGCGTTCAACGTTAATATTCGAAGCTATTCTGTTGGCTGCAAAATACACACGTTTCTTGTCTACTTGTCCACAGACTTCAGCAACTGGATCTTGGTAGCAGTTACCGTTGACCGCTGTATAGCTGTCTGTCGTCCGTTAAAAGCAAGAACTTACGACCATTTTCGAATATGTAAAGTTACAGTTGTGTCTATCTTCATTGTAATGACAGCTCtgaatttacatttattttggaataTGGAATCTACCGATGAGGAAGAACCCTGTAATGAAGCGAACCACTTTACATTGCATGTTTGGCCGTGGATTGATTTCTCCGTCTTCTGTGTTCTACCATTTCTGATTATGTTCGTCTGTAATGTCTTGCTTTTAAAGGCTATTGCAAAATCCAGAAGGAAAGCAATCTCATTTGGAGATTCAAGAATCTCTTTTGCAGCCAGTTCAAGAGAGGCGAATACGTTTGAAAGGAGGTCCTCGCACCTAACGAGAATGCTTCTCACTGTAAGTTCCGTATTTCTTGGCTTGACTTTTCCAATTATTATTGTTGAGCTACCTCGATCTATTTTCGTCAATGATACCTCTGAGGCAAAGATATTTGCCAAATACAAACTGGCTTGGACTGTAGGGAACATGCTCCAATACGTGAACAGTGCTGGACATTTCTTTATGTATTTTCTGACTTGTCCATCATTTCGAGATGAACTGAGGTGTATTTTTTGCAGTTGTAAAAGACATTCTATGAAACCTCGTGGTCGGATAAGCACCGTTTCTTTGTCTCCCCTCTCGTAG
- the LOC128179050 gene encoding calmodulin-beta-like produces the protein MEKKTVVECEVDSNLEPNSDFALDMKSGSISETGSEECPEVDNAVNANFPSRTVHTSISQDENLKEATPVWEDYKLIFDKFDRDGDGYLSSDDVRNVLRSYDMLSTEGELQDVVAELDKKGDGLITLEEFVSVMNSHKSIFSKKDEKDLEFREVFRILDKSGTGRVTKQALCEFMSEFEPSFDEGHAFELMTQFDTKGNGDLSYEDFVKLLTAKV, from the exons ATGGAAAAGAAAACAGTTGTTGAATGTGAAGTAGACTCAAATTTAGAACCTAACAGTGATTTTGCATTGGATATGAAATCTGGTTCGATTTCAGAGACCGGAAGTGAAGAGTGTCCGGAAGTTGACAATGCAGTTAATGCAAATTTTCCATCCAGGACAGTTCATACATCAATATCACAAGACGAAAATCTGAAAGAGGCAACGCCAGTCTGGGAAG ACTACAAATTGATCTTCGACAAGTTTGACAGGGACGGGGATGGATACTTGTCGTCTGATGATGTTCGAAATGTCTTACGCTCTTACGACATGCTGTCAACAGAGGGAGAGCTACAGGATGTAGTTGCTGAATTGGACAAAAAAG gGGACGGTCTTATAACACTGGAGGAATTTGTTTCCGTAATGAACAGTCACAAATCCATATTCAGTAAAAAAGACGAAAAGGATCTGGAGTTTCGCGAGGTGTTTCGCATTCTTGATAAATCTGGAACAGGGCGAGTGACAAAGCAGGCTCTGTGTGAATTTATGTCGGAGTTTGAGCCATCTTTTGACGAGGGGCACGCTTTTGAACTTATGACTCAGTTTGATACTAAGGGTAACGGAGACCTGAGTTATGAAG ATTTTGTCAAGTTGTTGACAGCAAAGGTTTGA
- the LOC128179048 gene encoding fumarylacetoacetate hydrolase domain-containing protein 1-like, translated as MSENYRNFKENGKKIIAVCRNYKGLVAAQGIQNPEKPILFMKPTSAYISEGQDIKIPLGCKLLYHEVELGVVISKRCSNISPSDASDYIGGFLLALDMTAKDFHIEAKEKSRPWFLCKGFDTSCPASGFIDKEKLSNYSDTRLWLKVDGVTKQNCSTSDMIFSVPEIISYVSKYFTLEVGDVILTGTPAGSGPVHAGQTIECGLADIATMKFAVVEIN; from the exons ATGTCTGAAAATTAcagaaatttcaaagaaaatggcAAGAAAATCATTGCTGTGTGCAGAAATTACAA AGGACTGGTAGCAGCGCAAGGAATACAAAATCCGGAAAAACCAATTCTCTTTATGAAACCGACTTCCGCTTACATATCCGAGGGACAAGatataaag ATCCCTCTTGGGTGTAAATTGTTATATCATGAAGTGGAACTCGGAGTTGTTATCAGTAAAAGATGTTCAAACATCTCGCCATCTGATGCTTCAGATTACATTGGCGGATTCTTGCTGGCACTCGATATGACGGCAAAAGACTTCCACATCGAAGCTAAAGAAAAATCGAGGCCTTGGTTCCTCTGTAAAGGCTTTGACACGTCGTGTCCCGCAAGCGGCTTCATTGACAAGgaaaaactatcaaattatAGCGATACACGCCTGTGGCTCAAAGTTGACGGAGTTACGAAGCAAAATTGCAGCACCTCGGATATGATTTTTTCTGTTCCCGAAATAATCTCTTACGTCAGCAAGTACTTTACACTAGAGGTGGGTGACGTCATTTTGACGGGAACACCGGCCGGATCCGGCCCCGTGCATGCCGGTCAGACTATTGAATGTGGTCTGGCTGATATTGCGACAATGAAATTTGCTGTTGTAGAAATTAACTAG
- the LOC128179054 gene encoding calmodulin-like isoform X1, whose product MLTDMDGCLSADQLTEEQIAEFKEAFSLFDKDGDGTITTKELGTVMRSLGQNPTEAELQDMINEVDADGNGTIDFPEFLTMMAKKMKDSDSEEELREAFRVFDKDGNGFISAAELRHVMTNLGEKLTDEEVDEMIREADLDGDGQVNYEEFVRMMTSK is encoded by the exons ATGCTTACAGATATGGACGGCTGTCTTAGT gcCGATCAACTCACAGAAGAACAAATTGCTG AATTTAAAGAGGCTTTCAGCCTTTTTGACAAGGATGGAGATGGCACCATCACAACTAAAGAACTGGGTACAGTTATGAGATCCCTAGGACAGAATCCTACAGAGGCAGAGCTTCAAGACATGATTAACGAAGTTGATGCTGATG GAAACGGAACCATCGATTTCCCAGAATTCCTCACCATGATGGCTAAGAAAATGAAGGATTCCGATTCTGAAGAGGAACTTCGGGAAGCTTTCCGTGTGTTCGATAAAGACGGAAACGGTTTCATCAGCGCCGCTGAATTACGTCACGTGATGACAAATTTAGGAGAAAAACTTACCGATGAGGAGGTCGATGAAATGATCAGAGAGGCTGATTTAGACGGTGATGGACAAGTCAACTACGAAG AATTTGTTCGAATGATGACCAGTAAGTAA
- the LOC128179054 gene encoding calmodulin-like isoform X2 — MADQLTEEQIAEFKEAFSLFDKDGDGTITTKELGTVMRSLGQNPTEAELQDMINEVDADGNGTIDFPEFLTMMAKKMKDSDSEEELREAFRVFDKDGNGFISAAELRHVMTNLGEKLTDEEVDEMIREADLDGDGQVNYEEFVRMMTSK, encoded by the exons ATG gcCGATCAACTCACAGAAGAACAAATTGCTG AATTTAAAGAGGCTTTCAGCCTTTTTGACAAGGATGGAGATGGCACCATCACAACTAAAGAACTGGGTACAGTTATGAGATCCCTAGGACAGAATCCTACAGAGGCAGAGCTTCAAGACATGATTAACGAAGTTGATGCTGATG GAAACGGAACCATCGATTTCCCAGAATTCCTCACCATGATGGCTAAGAAAATGAAGGATTCCGATTCTGAAGAGGAACTTCGGGAAGCTTTCCGTGTGTTCGATAAAGACGGAAACGGTTTCATCAGCGCCGCTGAATTACGTCACGTGATGACAAATTTAGGAGAAAAACTTACCGATGAGGAGGTCGATGAAATGATCAGAGAGGCTGATTTAGACGGTGATGGACAAGTCAACTACGAAG AATTTGTTCGAATGATGACCAGTAAGTAA